From Entelurus aequoreus isolate RoL-2023_Sb linkage group LG22, RoL_Eaeq_v1.1, whole genome shotgun sequence, one genomic window encodes:
- the LOC133639620 gene encoding serum response factor-like isoform X2 has protein sequence MGTRTGTAAEADGGRFEVRQYEAEVIDSGSEQDSDSGEDEDPARARRGVKRERDEWALGHQSAAPSAGLSGGHGGVTAGTPGAKPGKKTRGRVKIKMAFIDNKLRRYTTFSKRKTGIMKKAYELSTLTGTQVLLLVASETGHVYTFATRKLQPMITSETGKALIQTCLNSPDSPPRSDPSSDQRMSATGFEETDLTYQVSEAEGCADMAKELNKAAFTNSNMVCGTTSSPATMQVQTSPASWQPSSTNGGVLKTSAGVVFPAGFTLMSGASLPPGTHTIPLSQLQGPVGPGVTLHAAPPQPTTLLRLPTTVSLSGGGVSQQLQSVQSSSAPTSAKQSSSDVRSPASSAATVVTSSSSVAAHMMYPGGHTVMYATPTSALGDGLAVLNTFSQAGHAQSHDSASVPQVFLASLPPVAAQIPVSAVQLHPMVIGPQSGPGGGNLTELQVVSVDVQQAKEG, from the exons ATGGGCACCAGAACCGGAACCGCCGCCGAGGCGGACGGGGGCCGGTTTGAAGTCCGGCAGTACGAGGCGGAGGTGATTGACAGCGGCTCGGAGCAGGACTCTGACTCCGGGGAGGACGAGGATCCAGCCCGAGCCAGGAGAGGCGTCAAGCGGGAGAGGGACGAATGGGCACTCGGTCACCAGTCCGCCGCCCCCTCCGCGGGCCTGAGCGGGGGTCACGGCGGGGTCACCGCGGGGACGCCGGGAGCGAAGCCCGGCAAGAAAACGCGCGGGAGGGTGAAGATCAAGATGGCGTTCATCGACAACAAACTGAGGCGATACACAACTTTTAGCAAGAGGAAGACTGGCATCATGAAGAAG GCCTACGAGCTGTCCACGCTGACGGGCACGCAGGTGTTGCTGCTGGTGGCCAGCGAGACGGGCCACGTGTACACCTTCGCCACCAGGAAGCTGCAGCCCATGATCACCTCGGAGACGGGCAAAGCTCTGATCCAGACCTGCCTCAACTCCCCCGACTCTCCGCCGCGCTCCGACCCGTCTTCCGACCAGAGGATGAGCGCCACGGGCTTCGAGGAGACCGACCTCACTTACCAAGTGAGCGAGGCCGAGGGTTGCGCCGACATGGCCAAG GAGCTCAACAAAGCCGCATTCACCAATTCCAATATGGTGTGCGGCACCACCTCGTCCCCCGCGACCATGCAGGTGCAGACTAGCCCCGCCTCCTGGCAGCCGTCCTCCACCAACGGGGGGGTGTTGAAGACGTCGGCGGGCGTGGTCTTTCCTGCCGGCTTTACTTTGATGTCAG GTGCGTCTCTGCCCCCCGGCACGCACACCATCCCGCTCAGTCAGCTGCAGGGTCCCGTGGGCCCCGGCGTCACGCTGCACGCCGCGCCCCCTCAGCCAACCACGCTGCTCCGCCTCCCCACGACCGTGTCGCTGTCAG GGGGCGGAGTCTCCCAGCAGCTGCAGAGCGTCCAGTCCAGCAGCGCGCCCACCTCCGCCAAACAGAGCAGCTCTGACGTCCGTAGCCCCGCCTCCTCTGCAG CCACTGTGGTCACCTCTTCCTCCTCCGTCGCCGCTCACATGATGTACCCCGGAGGTCACACGGTCATGTACGCCACACCCACGTCCGCTCTCGGCGACGGCCTCGCCGTTCTCAACACCTTCTCTCAAGCAGGCCACGCCCAGTCACATGACTCTG CGTCCGTCCCGCAGGTCTTCCTGGCGTCCCTCCCCCCGGTCGCCGCCCAGATCCCCGTCTCGGCCGTGCAGCTGCACCCG ATGGTGATCGGTCCGCAGAGCGGCCCCGGTGGCGGCAACCTGACAGAGCTGCAGGTGGTCAGCGTGGACGTGCAGCAGGCGAAAGAAGGCTGA
- the LOC133639620 gene encoding serum response factor-like isoform X1, whose product MGTRTGTAAEADGGRFEVRQYEAEVIDSGSEQDSDSGEDEDPARARRGVKRERDEWALGHQSAAPSAGLSGGHGGVTAGTPGAKPGKKTRGRVKIKMAFIDNKLRRYTTFSKRKTGIMKKAYELSTLTGTQVLLLVASETGHVYTFATRKLQPMITSETGKALIQTCLNSPDSPPRSDPSSDQRMSATGFEETDLTYQVSEAEGCADMAKELNKAAFTNSNMVCGTTSSPATMQVQTSPASWQPSSTNGGVLKTSAGVVFPAGFTLMSGSASLPPGTHTIPLSQLQGPVGPGVTLHAAPPQPTTLLRLPTTVSLSGGGVSQQLQSVQSSSAPTSAKQSSSDVRSPASSAATVVTSSSSVAAHMMYPGGHTVMYATPTSALGDGLAVLNTFSQAGHAQSHDSASVPQVFLASLPPVAAQIPVSAVQLHPMVIGPQSGPGGGNLTELQVVSVDVQQAKEG is encoded by the exons ATGGGCACCAGAACCGGAACCGCCGCCGAGGCGGACGGGGGCCGGTTTGAAGTCCGGCAGTACGAGGCGGAGGTGATTGACAGCGGCTCGGAGCAGGACTCTGACTCCGGGGAGGACGAGGATCCAGCCCGAGCCAGGAGAGGCGTCAAGCGGGAGAGGGACGAATGGGCACTCGGTCACCAGTCCGCCGCCCCCTCCGCGGGCCTGAGCGGGGGTCACGGCGGGGTCACCGCGGGGACGCCGGGAGCGAAGCCCGGCAAGAAAACGCGCGGGAGGGTGAAGATCAAGATGGCGTTCATCGACAACAAACTGAGGCGATACACAACTTTTAGCAAGAGGAAGACTGGCATCATGAAGAAG GCCTACGAGCTGTCCACGCTGACGGGCACGCAGGTGTTGCTGCTGGTGGCCAGCGAGACGGGCCACGTGTACACCTTCGCCACCAGGAAGCTGCAGCCCATGATCACCTCGGAGACGGGCAAAGCTCTGATCCAGACCTGCCTCAACTCCCCCGACTCTCCGCCGCGCTCCGACCCGTCTTCCGACCAGAGGATGAGCGCCACGGGCTTCGAGGAGACCGACCTCACTTACCAAGTGAGCGAGGCCGAGGGTTGCGCCGACATGGCCAAG GAGCTCAACAAAGCCGCATTCACCAATTCCAATATGGTGTGCGGCACCACCTCGTCCCCCGCGACCATGCAGGTGCAGACTAGCCCCGCCTCCTGGCAGCCGTCCTCCACCAACGGGGGGGTGTTGAAGACGTCGGCGGGCGTGGTCTTTCCTGCCGGCTTTACTTTGATGTCAGGTA GTGCGTCTCTGCCCCCCGGCACGCACACCATCCCGCTCAGTCAGCTGCAGGGTCCCGTGGGCCCCGGCGTCACGCTGCACGCCGCGCCCCCTCAGCCAACCACGCTGCTCCGCCTCCCCACGACCGTGTCGCTGTCAG GGGGCGGAGTCTCCCAGCAGCTGCAGAGCGTCCAGTCCAGCAGCGCGCCCACCTCCGCCAAACAGAGCAGCTCTGACGTCCGTAGCCCCGCCTCCTCTGCAG CCACTGTGGTCACCTCTTCCTCCTCCGTCGCCGCTCACATGATGTACCCCGGAGGTCACACGGTCATGTACGCCACACCCACGTCCGCTCTCGGCGACGGCCTCGCCGTTCTCAACACCTTCTCTCAAGCAGGCCACGCCCAGTCACATGACTCTG CGTCCGTCCCGCAGGTCTTCCTGGCGTCCCTCCCCCCGGTCGCCGCCCAGATCCCCGTCTCGGCCGTGCAGCTGCACCCG ATGGTGATCGGTCCGCAGAGCGGCCCCGGTGGCGGCAACCTGACAGAGCTGCAGGTGGTCAGCGTGGACGTGCAGCAGGCGAAAGAAGGCTGA